Proteins encoded by one window of Lathyrus oleraceus cultivar Zhongwan6 chromosome 1, CAAS_Psat_ZW6_1.0, whole genome shotgun sequence:
- the LOC127107626 gene encoding uncharacterized protein LOC127107626: MLALLFPVASLHSYTYSFIFLLLHSFLPHPFTQLITKNYHQRNLPTFVINEVKDKLSAVFGYEMRLLSRSIPSSKAQTCASQSGADAKSYILISQLPSDLYEKHVVDANTAYVSGFTFVIISIVHLAGGKIPEESLWSQLNRMSLNDNEANHPVLGNIKQALELLVQQRYLQKDKVHGPDGNTIYYELAERALDGPINNKVKEYISQIMRETS, encoded by the exons ATGCTTGCTCTTCTTTTTCCTGTTG CTTCCCTTCATTCGTACACATACTCATTCATATTTTTATTACTTCATTCATTTTTGCCACATCCATTCACTCAACTTATTACCAAGAATTATCATCAGAGGAATCTTCCTACTTTTGTCATCAATGAGGTTAAGGACAAGCTTTCTGCCGTGTTTGGTTATGAAATGAGATTGCTTTCAAGGTCTATCCCATCATCTAAAGCCCAGACATGTGCTTCACAAAGTGGTGCGGATGCAAAATCATATATTCTCATTAGCCAACTTCCCTCTGATTTATATGAAAAACATGTTGTGGATGCGAATACAGCATACGTGTCTGGTTTCACGTTTGTCATAATTAGTATTGTACATCTTGCTGGCGGCAAAATTCCAGAAGAAAGTCTGTGGAGCCAGTTAAATAGGATGAGTTTGAATGACAATGAAGCAAATCATCCTGTTCTTGGAAACATTAAGCAAGCCTTGGAACTTCTTGTTCAGCAAAGGTATTTACAGAAGGACAAAGTTCATGGTCCTGACGGCAATACCATATATTATGAGCTTGCCGAGAGAGCTTTAGATGGACCCATCAACAACAAGGTCAAGGAATATATATCTCAGATTATGAGGGAAACTTCCTAA